One region of Oxalobacteraceae bacterium OTU3CAMAD1 genomic DNA includes:
- a CDS encoding M20/M25/M40 family metallo-hydrolase, with amino-acid sequence MKSRFVLGAVTALVACVQNAYADPTEQQFRALYKELVETNTTLSAGSCTLAAERIATRLKAAGFPDSDLHPFADPQFPKEGGLVAILPGSDPKAKAILLLAHIDVVEAKREDWVRDPFTLIEEDGKFYARGALDDKAQAAIWADSLIRFKKEGFKPRHTLKMALTCGEETAGAFNGAEWLTKNKRDLIDAGYALNEGAGGELNAAGKRVSMTVQAGEKVAQNYRLEVTNRGGHSSRPQKDNAIYRLASALKKVEGYEFPIQLADGSRGYLNGMSKIQAAAGRKDVADAMLAVVKNPGDAKAVALLSSTDSSWGAMLHTTCVATLLDAGHATNALPQRARANINCRIFPGVTQEEVRQTLVKAIGDPAVKVETLEIRGENSAPPALTKAILEPVERMTAKMWPGVPVMPILQSGATDGQFLNAAGIPTYGISGIFLTPDLGNIHGLNEYIGVQSLMEGRTFLHELVKIYANQ; translated from the coding sequence ATGAAGTCTCGCTTTGTCCTGGGTGCTGTCACCGCGCTGGTGGCGTGCGTGCAAAATGCCTACGCCGACCCCACTGAACAGCAATTCCGCGCCCTCTACAAAGAGCTGGTCGAAACCAACACCACTTTATCGGCGGGCAGCTGCACCCTGGCGGCCGAGCGCATCGCCACGCGACTGAAAGCGGCCGGCTTCCCTGACTCGGACCTGCATCCCTTCGCCGATCCGCAGTTTCCGAAGGAGGGCGGCCTGGTCGCCATCCTGCCGGGCAGCGACCCGAAGGCCAAGGCCATCCTGCTGCTGGCGCACATCGACGTGGTCGAGGCCAAGCGCGAAGACTGGGTGCGCGACCCGTTCACGTTGATCGAGGAAGACGGCAAGTTCTACGCGCGCGGTGCGCTGGACGACAAGGCGCAAGCGGCCATCTGGGCCGACTCGCTGATCCGCTTCAAGAAGGAAGGCTTCAAGCCGCGCCATACGTTGAAGATGGCGCTGACCTGCGGCGAGGAGACCGCCGGCGCCTTCAACGGCGCCGAGTGGCTGACCAAGAACAAGCGCGATCTGATCGACGCCGGCTACGCGCTCAACGAAGGCGCGGGCGGCGAGCTCAATGCCGCGGGCAAGCGCGTGTCGATGACGGTGCAGGCGGGCGAGAAGGTCGCGCAGAACTACCGGCTGGAAGTGACCAATCGTGGCGGCCACAGTTCGCGTCCGCAAAAGGACAACGCCATCTACCGGCTGGCGTCCGCGCTGAAAAAGGTCGAAGGCTACGAGTTCCCGATCCAGCTGGCCGACGGCAGCCGTGGTTACCTGAACGGCATGTCGAAGATCCAGGCGGCGGCCGGCCGCAAGGACGTTGCCGACGCCATGCTGGCGGTGGTCAAGAACCCGGGCGACGCCAAGGCGGTCGCGCTGCTGTCGTCGACCGACTCCAGCTGGGGCGCGATGCTGCACACGACCTGCGTCGCGACCCTGCTCGACGCCGGCCACGCCACCAACGCGCTGCCGCAGCGCGCCCGCGCCAACATCAACTGCCGCATCTTCCCGGGCGTGACGCAGGAGGAAGTGCGCCAAACCCTGGTCAAAGCGATCGGCGACCCGGCGGTGAAGGTGGAAACGCTGGAAATCCGTGGCGAGAACTCCGCCCCGCCTGCATTGACGAAGGCGATCCTTGAGCCGGTCGAGCGCATGACGGCCAAGATGTGGCCGGGCGTGCCGGTGATGCCGATCTTGCAGTCCGGCGCCACGGACGGCCAATTCCTCAACGCCGCCGGCATTCCGACGTACGGCATCAGCGGCATCTTCCTCACGCCGGACCTGGGCAACATCCACGGCCTGAACGAATACATCGGCGTGCAATCGCTGATGGAAGGCCGCACCTTCCTGCACGAGCTGGTAAAAATCTACGCCAACCAGTAA
- a CDS encoding ABC transporter ATP-binding protein/permease gives MRRYPNSPPDPVGTAAASAPTRSDTATLKTLVPYLWVYKWRVLLALCCLVGAKLANVGVPVVMKKLIDSLTITPSHPQALLVLPVAALVAYGVLRVSTTLFTELREFLFARVTQRAVRTIALQVFRHLHALSLRFHLNRQTGGMTRDIERGTRAVGSLISYTLFNILPTLVEITLVLGYLVLHYDIWFSVITFVALVLYITFTVVVTNWRTHFRRTMNDLDSKANTKAIDSLINYETVKYFGNEDYEAKRYDEGLQRYESAAVKSQTSLSLLNTGQSMIIAIAVTLILWRATVGVINGTMTLGDLVLVNSFMIQLYIPLNFLGVIYREIKQSLADMEKLFSLLDQNREIADAKDAQPLVTHGAQVRFNHVDFSYESKRQILFDVDFTIAPGTTTAVVGHSGSGKSTLSRLLFRFYEVNAGGITIDGQDLRSLTQDSVRHAIGIVPQDTVLFNDTIEYNIAYGKPGASKEQIVAAARAASIHDFIESLPDGYGTMVGERGLKLSGGEKQRVAIARTLLKNPAILIFDEATSALDSKAEQAIQAQLKEIAKSRTTMVIAHRLSTVADAQQILVLDHGRIVERGTHQSLLAADGLYAQMWQRQQAKADEELTASPEDEARTE, from the coding sequence ATGCGCCGTTACCCGAATTCCCCGCCAGACCCCGTCGGCACAGCCGCCGCCTCCGCACCGACCCGCAGCGACACCGCCACCCTGAAGACCCTGGTTCCCTACCTGTGGGTCTACAAATGGCGCGTGCTGCTGGCGCTGTGCTGCCTGGTGGGCGCCAAGCTGGCCAACGTCGGCGTGCCGGTGGTGATGAAAAAGTTGATCGATTCGCTGACGATCACGCCGTCGCATCCGCAGGCGCTGCTGGTGCTGCCGGTCGCCGCGCTGGTGGCGTACGGCGTGTTGCGCGTCTCGACCACGCTGTTCACCGAACTGCGCGAATTCCTGTTCGCGCGCGTCACGCAGCGCGCCGTGCGCACCATCGCGCTGCAAGTGTTCCGCCACCTGCACGCGCTGTCGCTGCGCTTCCACCTGAACCGCCAGACCGGCGGCATGACGCGCGATATCGAACGCGGCACGCGCGCGGTCGGCTCGCTGATCTCGTACACGCTGTTCAACATCCTGCCTACCCTGGTGGAGATCACGCTGGTGCTGGGCTATCTGGTTCTGCACTACGACATCTGGTTCTCGGTGATCACCTTTGTCGCGCTGGTGTTGTATATCACGTTCACCGTGGTCGTCACCAACTGGCGCACGCACTTCCGCCGCACGATGAACGATCTGGACTCGAAGGCCAACACCAAGGCCATCGACTCGTTGATCAACTACGAGACCGTCAAATACTTCGGCAACGAGGACTACGAGGCCAAACGCTACGATGAAGGCCTGCAGCGCTACGAATCGGCCGCCGTCAAATCGCAAACATCGCTGTCGCTGCTGAACACCGGGCAGTCGATGATCATCGCGATTGCCGTCACGTTGATCCTGTGGCGCGCCACGGTCGGCGTCATCAACGGCACGATGACACTGGGCGACCTGGTGCTGGTCAACTCGTTCATGATCCAGCTTTATATTCCGCTCAACTTCCTGGGCGTGATCTACCGCGAGATCAAGCAAAGCCTGGCCGACATGGAAAAGCTGTTCTCGCTGCTGGACCAGAACCGCGAGATCGCCGACGCCAAGGACGCGCAGCCGCTGGTCACGCACGGCGCGCAGGTGCGCTTCAACCACGTCGACTTCAGCTACGAATCCAAGCGCCAGATCCTGTTCGACGTCGACTTCACCATCGCCCCGGGCACCACGACGGCGGTGGTGGGCCACAGCGGCTCGGGCAAGTCGACCTTGTCGCGATTGCTGTTCCGCTTCTATGAAGTCAATGCCGGCGGCATCACCATCGACGGCCAGGACCTGCGCTCGCTAACGCAGGACTCGGTGCGCCACGCGATCGGCATCGTGCCGCAGGATACGGTGCTGTTTAACGACACCATCGAATACAACATCGCCTACGGCAAGCCGGGCGCCAGCAAGGAGCAGATCGTCGCGGCGGCGCGCGCGGCATCGATCCACGACTTCATCGAGAGCCTGCCGGACGGATACGGCACGATGGTCGGCGAGCGTGGCCTGAAGCTGTCGGGCGGCGAAAAGCAGCGCGTGGCGATCGCCCGCACGCTGTTGAAAAATCCCGCCATCCTGATCTTCGACGAAGCCACGTCCGCGCTGGACTCGAAGGCCGAGCAAGCGATCCAGGCGCAGCTCAAGGAAATCGCCAAGAGCCGCACCACGATGGTCATCGCGCACCGGCTGTCGACGGTGGCCGACGCGCAGCAGATACTGGTGCTCGACCACGGCCGCATCGTCGAACGCGGCACGCACCAATCGCTGCTCGCGGCCGACGGCCTGTACGCCCAGATGTGGCAGCGCCAGCAGGCCAAGGCTGACGAGGAATTGACCGCGTCGCCCGAGGACGAGGCGCGCACAGAGTAA
- a CDS encoding acyl-CoA thioesterase, protein MTTPENPTPIAVTTVNRGLPAGKMPELRMMPSPSDANVYGDVFGGWIMSQVDIAGSLPATRRANGRVATIAVNSFLFKNPVFVGDLLSFYADIVKVGNTSITVNVEVYAERNRLQADTVKVTEAVLTYVATDSDRKPRKVPPIETLMHP, encoded by the coding sequence ATGACCACGCCCGAAAATCCAACACCCATCGCCGTCACCACGGTCAACCGCGGCCTGCCGGCCGGCAAAATGCCTGAATTGCGCATGATGCCGTCGCCGTCCGACGCCAATGTCTACGGCGACGTCTTTGGCGGCTGGATCATGTCGCAGGTCGATATCGCCGGCTCGCTGCCGGCCACCCGCCGCGCCAACGGCCGCGTGGCGACCATCGCCGTGAACTCGTTCCTGTTCAAGAATCCGGTGTTCGTGGGCGACCTGCTGTCGTTCTATGCTGATATTGTCAAGGTTGGCAATACGTCCATTACCGTCAACGTCGAGGTGTACGCGGAGCGCAACCGGCTGCAGGCCGATACCGTCAAGGTGACCGAGGCGGTGCTGACCTATGTGGCGACCGACTCGGACCGCAAGCCGCGCAAGGTGCCGCCGATCGAAACGCTGATGCACCCGTAA
- a CDS encoding alkaline phosphatase D family protein, whose translation MDAQRRLLLAALAASVSGGVQPAQPSRGVVPRTGYDPGSGLGLGGAYPFTLGVASGSPLPNAVVIWTRILHDPLNAAAMPSVAFAVRWEVAEDERFSRIVAKGTASAAPQLAHSVHVDVTGLSPARWYWYRFMLGDAVSPVGRTRTAPAADAMPDQLKLAVASCQHWEFGTYAAHRHIAAASPDLVAFLGDYIYEWGPYQLRHPHKAVRSSECFTLADYRNRYAQYKSDRDLQAAHHAAPWIVTWDDHEVANDYADDRDERLNPKFSERRAAAYQAFYEHMPVRLVLPKPGDFANMRIYQRYDWGRLARFHVLDDRQYRAWQACPPAGRGGSSSVVRRQCSALGDTGRTMLGEVQQRWLDDGLKSSRARWNILAQQTLMAHNSQVPFKSEGDARIWTDGWDGYPMARRRLLDGLAISKASNPLILSGDVHSFFAAEINRDPARPRSGANAVLATEFCGTSITSSSRPQSRTEQYVAMNPSIKYGRSDQRGFMLLHITPAATTAHFVGLNDVHDAASGIATAASFVVQNGRPRLNRDD comes from the coding sequence ATGGACGCGCAACGCCGCCTCCTGTTAGCAGCACTGGCCGCGTCGGTGAGCGGAGGCGTTCAACCCGCACAGCCAAGTCGAGGGGTCGTACCCCGTACGGGGTACGACCCCGGCTCCGGCTTGGGGTTGGGTGGCGCCTATCCCTTCACCCTCGGCGTCGCCTCCGGTTCTCCCCTGCCCAACGCGGTCGTCATCTGGACCCGTATCCTGCACGATCCGCTCAACGCGGCGGCGATGCCGTCGGTGGCCTTCGCCGTGCGCTGGGAGGTGGCCGAGGATGAGCGCTTCAGCCGCATCGTCGCCAAGGGCACTGCCAGCGCCGCGCCGCAGCTGGCGCACAGCGTCCATGTCGATGTCACGGGCTTGTCGCCGGCGCGCTGGTACTGGTACCGCTTCATGCTGGGCGACGCCGTCAGTCCGGTGGGCCGCACCCGCACCGCGCCCGCCGCCGATGCGATGCCGGACCAGCTCAAGCTGGCCGTGGCCTCGTGCCAGCACTGGGAGTTCGGCACCTATGCCGCGCACCGCCACATCGCCGCCGCTTCGCCCGATCTGGTGGCCTTCCTGGGCGATTACATCTACGAGTGGGGCCCGTACCAGCTGCGGCACCCGCACAAGGCCGTACGGTCCTCCGAGTGCTTCACGCTAGCCGATTACCGCAACCGCTACGCCCAGTACAAAAGCGACCGCGATTTGCAGGCCGCGCACCACGCCGCGCCGTGGATCGTCACCTGGGACGACCACGAAGTCGCCAACGACTACGCCGATGACCGCGACGAGCGTTTGAATCCGAAGTTCTCGGAGCGGCGCGCGGCGGCGTACCAGGCCTTCTACGAACATATGCCGGTGCGGCTGGTGCTGCCCAAGCCGGGCGACTTCGCCAACATGCGCATCTACCAGCGCTACGACTGGGGAAGGCTGGCGCGCTTCCATGTGCTGGACGACCGGCAGTACCGCGCGTGGCAGGCCTGCCCGCCGGCGGGACGCGGCGGCTCGTCGTCGGTGGTGCGGCGCCAGTGCTCGGCGCTGGGCGACACCGGGCGCACGATGCTGGGCGAGGTGCAGCAGCGGTGGCTGGACGATGGCCTGAAATCCTCGCGGGCGCGCTGGAACATCCTGGCGCAGCAAACGCTGATGGCGCACAACAGCCAGGTGCCGTTCAAGAGCGAGGGCGACGCGCGCATCTGGACCGATGGCTGGGATGGTTATCCGATGGCGCGCCGGCGTCTGCTCGACGGGCTGGCCATCAGCAAGGCGAGCAATCCGTTGATTTTGTCCGGCGACGTGCACAGCTTCTTCGCCGCCGAGATCAACCGCGATCCGGCGCGTCCCCGGTCGGGCGCGAACGCGGTGCTGGCAACGGAATTTTGCGGCACGTCGATCACGTCGTCGTCGCGCCCGCAGTCGCGCACGGAGCAGTATGTGGCGATGAACCCGAGCATCAAGTACGGACGCAGCGACCAGCGCGGCTTCATGCTGCTCCACATCACGCCGGCGGCGACCACCGCGCATTTCGTCGGATTGAACGATGTGCACGACGCGGCCAGCGGCATCGCGACCGCCGCTAGTTTCGTCGTGCAAAACGGCCGGCCACGATTAAATCGCGACGACTGA
- a CDS encoding long-chain-fatty-acid--CoA ligase: MEKIWLKSYPENMPTEIDPTQYRSVTHLLEESFRKYADRNAYVCMDKFLTYGELDKLSLRMGAWLQSKGLQPGARVAIMMPNVLQYPVAMAAVIRAGYMVVNVNPLYTPRELQHQLVDSGSEAIIVLENFATTLEQVISHTKVKHVIVATMGDMLGTLKGAIVNLVVRKVKKLVPAFSLPGSISYKKMLSEAANMTLQPSKQGHDDIAFLQYTGGTTGVSKGAMLLHRNIIANVLQNEAWLQFKEHKEQIVFVAALPLYHIYSLTISALMGMRMGGLTLLVPNPRDIPGFIKELSKYRVAVFPAVNTLYNALLNNPEFSKLDFSSYSVCNGGGMAVQKAVADKWLKVTGTPIIEGYGLSETSPVATANRVDIKEFTGTIGLPIPSTEVQILDDDGNPVPLGQTGEIAIRGPQVMAGYWNRADETAKTMTADGFFKTGDIGIMDERGYTRIVDRKKDMIIVSGFNVYPNEVEGVVAAHPGVLEVACIGVPDQNSGEAVKLFVVRKDPNLTAEQLLDYCKHELTAYKKPKFIEFRDELPKTNVGKILRRQLRDEKPKTAA; the protein is encoded by the coding sequence ATGGAAAAAATCTGGCTCAAGTCCTATCCCGAAAACATGCCGACGGAGATAGACCCGACGCAATACCGGTCGGTCACGCATCTGCTGGAGGAATCGTTCCGCAAGTACGCCGACCGCAACGCCTACGTGTGCATGGATAAATTCCTCACCTACGGCGAGTTGGACAAGCTGTCGCTGCGCATGGGCGCCTGGCTGCAAAGCAAGGGCCTGCAACCGGGCGCGCGCGTGGCGATCATGATGCCGAACGTGCTGCAATATCCGGTGGCGATGGCCGCCGTGATTCGGGCCGGCTACATGGTGGTCAACGTCAACCCGCTGTACACGCCTCGCGAGTTGCAGCACCAACTGGTGGATTCGGGCTCGGAAGCGATCATCGTCCTGGAGAATTTCGCCACCACGCTGGAGCAGGTGATCTCGCATACCAAGGTCAAGCACGTGATCGTCGCCACCATGGGCGACATGCTCGGCACCCTCAAGGGCGCGATCGTCAACCTGGTGGTGCGCAAGGTCAAGAAGCTGGTGCCGGCGTTCTCGCTGCCCGGCTCGATTTCGTACAAGAAGATGCTGTCCGAGGCGGCCAACATGACCCTGCAGCCGTCCAAGCAGGGGCATGACGATATCGCCTTCCTGCAGTACACGGGCGGCACCACCGGTGTCTCCAAGGGCGCGATGCTGCTGCACCGTAACATCATCGCCAACGTGCTGCAGAACGAGGCCTGGCTGCAGTTCAAAGAGCACAAAGAGCAGATCGTGTTCGTCGCCGCGCTGCCGCTGTATCACATTTACTCGCTGACCATCAGCGCGCTGATGGGCATGCGCATGGGCGGGCTGACCCTGCTGGTGCCGAATCCGCGCGACATCCCCGGCTTCATCAAGGAACTGTCCAAGTACCGCGTGGCGGTGTTCCCGGCAGTGAACACCTTGTACAACGCGCTGCTGAACAATCCGGAGTTTTCCAAGCTCGACTTCTCCAGCTACTCGGTGTGCAACGGCGGTGGCATGGCCGTGCAAAAGGCAGTGGCCGACAAGTGGCTGAAAGTGACCGGTACGCCGATCATCGAAGGCTATGGTTTGTCGGAGACGTCGCCGGTGGCCACCGCCAACCGCGTCGACATCAAGGAGTTCACCGGCACCATCGGCCTGCCGATTCCGTCGACCGAGGTGCAGATACTGGACGACGACGGCAATCCTGTGCCGCTGGGCCAGACCGGCGAGATCGCGATTCGCGGTCCGCAGGTGATGGCCGGCTACTGGAACCGCGCGGACGAGACCGCCAAGACGATGACGGCCGACGGCTTCTTCAAAACCGGCGATATCGGCATCATGGACGAGCGCGGTTATACGCGGATTGTCGACCGCAAGAAGGACATGATCATCGTGTCCGGCTTCAACGTGTATCCGAACGAGGTCGAAGGCGTGGTGGCGGCACATCCGGGCGTGCTGGAGGTGGCGTGCATCGGCGTGCCGGACCAGAACTCGGGCGAGGCGGTCAAGCTGTTCGTGGTGCGCAAGGATCCGAACCTGACGGCCGAGCAGTTGCTGGATTATTGCAAGCACGAGTTGACGGCGTACAAGAAGCCGAAGTTCATCGAATTCCGCGACGAGCTGCCGAAGACCAACGTCGGCAAGATCCTGCGGCGCCAGCTGCGCGACGAGAAGCCGAAGACGGCCGCGTAA
- a CDS encoding long-chain-fatty-acid--CoA ligase, whose translation MEKIWLKSYPPGMPTEVDTAQYRSLVQLLEESFHKFADRNAYVCMDKFLTYAEVDVHSKRIGAWLQSRAMKKGARVGIMMPNVLQYPIAIAAILRAGYTVVNINPLYTPRELEHQLNDSGCEAIIILENFANTLEQVLSRTQVRHILVGSIGEMLGPKGVLVNFVVRNVKRLVPPFSLPNAVRFKDALSQGGGMKLTPVEVDQDDPAFLQYTGGTTGVAKGAVLTHKNVIANLLQTEAWGHPAMGGLSEQTVIVAALPLYHIFALTACAMWGMRVGALNILIPNPRDIGGFIKELAKYRFHMLPAVNTLYNALLNHPDFMHLDFSALKVCNGGGMAVQQSVNDRWRKLTGVPIVEGYGLSETSPVATCNRTDIADFTGTIGLPMPSTDIAILDDDGNEVPLGQPGEIAIRGPQVMAGYWNRPDETAKVMTADGFFKSGDIGVMDENGYTKIVDRKKDMILVSGFNVYPNELEGVISSHPGVLECACIGVPDEHSGEAVKVFVVRKDPSLTADQLMAFCKEQLTGYKKPKYIEFREELPKTNVGKILRRVLRDEHTNEKKKAA comes from the coding sequence ATGGAGAAAATCTGGTTGAAGTCCTATCCGCCGGGCATGCCGACGGAGGTCGACACGGCGCAGTACCGTTCGCTGGTGCAGTTGCTGGAGGAGTCTTTTCATAAGTTCGCGGACCGCAACGCTTACGTCTGCATGGACAAGTTCCTGACCTACGCCGAGGTCGACGTCCATTCCAAACGCATCGGCGCCTGGCTGCAAAGCCGCGCCATGAAGAAGGGCGCGCGCGTCGGCATCATGATGCCCAACGTGCTGCAATATCCGATCGCCATCGCCGCCATCCTGCGCGCCGGCTACACGGTGGTCAACATCAATCCGCTGTACACGCCGCGCGAACTCGAACACCAGCTCAACGACTCCGGCTGCGAGGCCATCATCATTCTCGAGAACTTCGCCAACACGCTGGAGCAGGTGCTGAGCCGGACCCAGGTGCGGCACATCCTGGTCGGCAGCATCGGCGAGATGCTGGGGCCGAAAGGCGTGCTGGTCAACTTCGTCGTGCGCAACGTCAAGCGGCTGGTGCCGCCGTTTTCGCTGCCGAACGCCGTGCGCTTCAAGGATGCGCTGTCGCAAGGCGGCGGCATGAAGCTGACGCCGGTCGAGGTCGACCAGGACGATCCGGCCTTCCTGCAATACACGGGCGGCACCACCGGCGTGGCCAAGGGCGCCGTGCTGACGCACAAGAACGTGATCGCCAACCTGCTGCAAACGGAAGCGTGGGGACACCCGGCGATGGGCGGCCTGTCCGAACAGACCGTCATCGTGGCGGCGCTGCCGCTGTACCACATCTTCGCGCTGACGGCCTGCGCGATGTGGGGCATGCGCGTGGGCGCGCTCAACATCCTGATCCCGAACCCGCGCGACATCGGCGGCTTCATCAAGGAGCTGGCGAAGTACCGCTTCCACATGCTGCCGGCGGTCAACACGCTGTACAACGCGCTGCTGAACCACCCCGATTTCATGCACCTGGATTTCTCGGCGCTGAAGGTGTGCAACGGCGGCGGCATGGCGGTGCAGCAATCGGTCAACGACCGCTGGCGCAAGCTGACGGGCGTTCCCATCGTCGAGGGCTACGGCCTGTCCGAGACTTCGCCGGTGGCCACCTGCAACCGCACCGACATCGCCGACTTCACCGGCACCATCGGCCTGCCGATGCCGTCGACCGACATCGCCATCCTTGATGACGACGGCAACGAGGTGCCGCTGGGGCAGCCCGGCGAGATCGCCATTCGCGGCCCGCAGGTGATGGCCGGCTACTGGAACCGTCCGGACGAGACGGCCAAGGTGATGACCGCCGACGGCTTCTTCAAATCGGGCGACATCGGCGTGATGGACGAGAACGGCTACACCAAGATCGTCGACCGCAAGAAGGATATGATCCTGGTCTCCGGCTTCAACGTATACCCGAACGAACTGGAAGGCGTGATCTCGTCCCATCCGGGCGTGCTGGAATGCGCGTGCATCGGCGTGCCGGACGAGCACTCGGGCGAGGCGGTCAAGGTGTTCGTGGTGCGCAAGGACCCAAGCCTGACCGCCGACCAGCTGATGGCCTTCTGCAAAGAGCAATTGACCGGCTACAAAAAACCGAAATACATAGAGTTCCGCGAGGAGCTGCCAAAAACCAATGTCGGTAAGATCCTGCGGCGCGTGCTGCGGGACGAACACACCAACGAGAAGAAAAAGGCTGCATAA
- a CDS encoding aminopeptidase → MRNFFRRVVRAKYWLATACSVLLLAGCAQLRYYVQAAQGQYALWSDARPIDDWLGDPNTDPRLKARLEKALLIRRFAVKELGLPNNASYKNYAALSRPFVLWNVVATPELSLRPIQWCFPIAGCVSYRGYYSKADATAYADELREEGNDVQVGGVPAYSTLGWFSDPLLSTFINYSDAELARMVFHELSHQVVYVQGDTQFNESFATAVEEAGVQRWMELYGTPEMRESYVRNNARRQDFLALLVKHRQMLADNYASKTSTRHRRAEKTRIFAHLKSDYQKLKESWGGYAGYDRWFAEPLTNAHLSAVGTYHDYLPAFRELMKQERTFVRFYGAAQKLALLDFAQRQQQLDHLTRLATLDAERVASPQQQAAIAEGVR, encoded by the coding sequence ATGCGCAATTTTTTCCGCCGTGTCGTGCGGGCCAAGTACTGGCTCGCGACGGCATGCTCCGTACTTCTGCTGGCCGGTTGCGCCCAGTTGCGGTACTACGTACAGGCCGCGCAAGGCCAGTACGCGCTGTGGTCGGACGCCCGTCCGATCGACGATTGGCTGGGTGATCCCAACACCGATCCCCGCCTCAAGGCCCGCCTTGAAAAAGCCCTGCTGATACGCCGCTTCGCGGTGAAGGAACTGGGCCTTCCCAACAACGCCAGCTACAAGAATTACGCCGCGCTGTCGCGTCCGTTTGTGCTGTGGAACGTGGTGGCCACGCCGGAGCTGTCGCTGCGGCCGATCCAGTGGTGCTTCCCGATCGCCGGCTGCGTCAGCTATCGCGGCTACTACAGCAAGGCCGACGCCACCGCCTACGCCGACGAGCTGCGCGAGGAGGGCAACGACGTCCAGGTCGGCGGCGTGCCGGCGTACTCCACCCTGGGCTGGTTCAGCGATCCGCTGCTATCGACCTTCATCAATTATTCCGATGCCGAACTGGCGCGCATGGTGTTCCATGAGCTGTCGCACCAGGTCGTGTATGTGCAGGGCGATACCCAGTTCAACGAGAGCTTCGCCACCGCCGTCGAGGAGGCCGGTGTGCAGCGCTGGATGGAACTGTACGGCACGCCCGAGATGCGCGAGAGCTACGTGCGCAACAACGCGCGCCGCCAGGATTTCCTGGCGCTGCTGGTCAAGCACCGGCAGATGCTGGCCGATAATTACGCCAGCAAGACCAGCACCCGCCACCGTCGCGCCGAGAAGACCCGCATCTTCGCCCACCTGAAATCGGACTACCAGAAGCTCAAGGAAAGCTGGGGCGGCTATGCCGGCTATGACCGCTGGTTCGCCGAGCCGCTGACCAACGCGCACCTGAGCGCTGTGGGAACTTACCACGATTATCTGCCCGCCTTCCGCGAGCTGATGAAACAAGAAAGAACGTTCGTGCGATTTTATGGTGCAGCGCAAAAATTGGCTTTGCTTGATTTCGCTCAACGTCAACAGCAGCTCGACCATCTCACCCGCCTCGCAACGCTGGACGCCGAGCGGGTTGCCAGCCCGCAGCAACAAGCTGCCATCGCTGAAGGCGTCCGCTGA